From the Toxoplasma gondii ME49 chromosome VIIa, whole genome shotgun sequence genome, one window contains:
- a CDS encoding hypothetical protein (encoded by transcript TGME49_204380), which translates to MYGLPRLFSSCPSEADSTRPSTAVSCFGAEIPFQKTPAGVPPSPFFSSFPPPPSVSSPAFSLCASAFLSPPCVPATSAGVSAAPGVSSASPASLEEHLRLLHLGNQQLIREELERASSSRLSSSYSRGQSAPPWPSSASLLSESCGAAPANREGPTAGAGERSSWVRARSADASLPARPGCPPAALGSCRDTGESAEGEGVLVVSGEAGNVNSVRCSFARGSTSHMQPGPSFGASGNHCLPPGPQAVLPLLAQSKPAVACLSSSSVFAASKSPLVRSSSLPSSSSFSPSPLRSSSSLTSSPAVPQPDSAGSSRICAGASPSSGAPTRSESAHAPGGSRSQPRLVYVHPNAPGATPDVFVVVTPSPTAVRRTNSESQLCGTSPESVTCPAALPQGGATPGCFLSSSFSQRLTSKEGGAAPSVTWLSQEVPSVLELLHSQAADAPSATSSVPSSGASSCKLLASSTPPVSAGYPVSSASSASSAPTVSSLRPSLSSAGASAGGLLHSGAFAEASKDRQDCSRGEAAEFQRLAQSVSLVASAAPRPPVSRSPLPYTQPHQLWGAACSTPPLDSALSLSPASQACASKPHLVQALDLHCSAVSAAELRVHPKGSGASGARCASLPRAYVHQTAGRVSEEVPGRPLESLLPLREWPQTKLVTEKDETDASESSFLSSSPDAPRERGLEVLRLQVCGSVASDRTPPECEEDTACATFKASSEDGAFQHPRESYSPCDDAVLDSSLPEVSSSPLSRQSPIAASVLHDDVEARVSSLAPRRLKKHKRAESTHASQPSRACSLLPSSASSVSSSSSSFPPVSARAREEPARVARRSASKTARRGSTDSSVLPHPSRASASREKQTTGVPLALACRREKAGDRCTSSAVGGSARGPSSGVRTAALRETPLAGSRRVSLSESRDEQRERRLRGRPLAPEAKAKNAAVGERRSLSFSRAFAPSAAASSSSPRLVRDAHAHGEHEARQLRLEPRKAPRAGQAGGEPEKRRTETRDSVEKTQQEEARAEREAEVRVLAGTRNEEEAISRSGQDVEEVKDELEASLLDGCLVDEESLPSCLVDLRPPEDCELPRESQFALLTTTASSRRASFRQGSTSEELCRQTDKERAGGERESSRETERDGARETEQTGEGEETSLANEAGTSNKRERANDAETSEASAEGPQKNAEDWALSFLDCPGIGVSIHLTEAEATPRAEGRHSERQRQGATRAREAQQEPSSPRGGEATNETRRKDEGEEGENVSWTDEERETKEAGVKGEELATGGGGNCQTRGKKHFAKMQVSDSPASTPANGADTPREETVMPRLSPPERECAVDKDRQQVDATKTASVRETAEEINITQAPEEDAAELLGSSTVFGQASQGEEDGAGRRPMKAISELERENQLDEGEEPSLRRGERVRERPSLSLTDLKSLARSELDEEELWPSEDLRRRSPLFEGDMSIPRSPTEAPPSPPASLCSSPQPPPLPQLNSLSHGRQHSWTSSGSVSSASFPSLASCFSSSSSSWSSSSSFLGGGSEQDAPLRPSSAFAPATSAAPLWGPFTSASPPPVRFASPPSPSFSSSASSSSASSSSASSSSASSSSASSSSASSSSASSSSASSASSSSSTGILNRKLREPVPSLRSNFFVARDRCEPGTLSPLSPSALSPLSPSADAASAALLRSVPSPTFARDKTSTSKQTPCREPPEKDEASLSQAEGNTIDPSSEGEKDEGGGELREGRQAEEAAAEGRRESEDCHEQETGGEMEGGETSAEEDREAVRERKASTGAERGNSPRTSRGVHTPSGSVSPCSSDSTVSPALFLPLPRQPESSIDRQMQEILSAEEASLRTLLSPPPSPASSCMRAASPGRLGAHLGSSVSAPTAPRGREIDIFCGDANMQCSRASEDDEAFEESLEELREVSALQLRVRVWREKFWTLKRLDREKDRVIGEQVEQLRASEVLFLQMVGENETKLEHEREVHAQELARIAAELAGLQTVCERERAERDAERAEVDVQHSAQLAEARARLADALREKAEEGAALRRALQEAEANLRRQQEREAEARRKHAEGLAAERGHREAARDETERLRKELEEKCAALLREVEERGEERRRRESERDVERAEHAEKQRQICELRENEKKRQREVEELERRVSEQRAREAALLRQIENQEDQLQNQQSLLEEQAKLLVEQQEELLEMQRRCSQIESERGEKGSDDGGREPRDFGELPGQQTKESAERCNAAKDGNDDRDRGERETERDAELERTEDEGDEGKQRLQAELAETREELRSAKEVIRALQEAHTQALEQSRSLRGELEIRQKPEKQELARETQTPDTCDTPSDREGRSSHRSSQERDRSCEGGREPRREKEARQGEWVASLEDEKEAALSLRIQREYEEENIKLREEMKRHREEAKARVALEEELRQQLQILKGQKEELEETTQWTERRAAYLLRIHRQLQEDLEAAKEELALYRRAREASDKGGSIDADQPVKPRHRESERSETKGAAESGRSTVAELQREVKRLEKRLADAQGVVAQEKAASATAREKLLREETEARRFAAEAARLAEANRELQRLVASCRRLHRGEQEEDDLHATRLVSPQPAGADEALAGDGEVRLSGRASGEERGASRFSRRDSPSPPSAEVCARVDDGVGFADLREETADSVGVVALQQQLEQTTASAMARERLLQTRIRTLQQQLESQRSYYHKRLTNLSVGSRHPTAPSSSSSCPSSSSRASAGVRVSRSRTREETAYISRSGSLESGGEKERIEREKGEESRRRLSVCSRAIQVDSVDVSPTREDEESEARCLSLQRERLFPLLYRENPAIATLFTFWLLAQRLYFSRVSSSSSAPASAAGETCLEREGVNLGDQGGSRDREDGRCEVPFDRRVEFLVAFLFPPVPRQDEQEERIGFDAFEKALRRVGCAASESDALAAWTVVATPEESAGKDAGGAQDAKGNATAIRERTVSRERLTQRARQTDPSFLFLSYCALARRSKLQKQELHVLSATNQALLHAAQEQQEVLRRQRELDAEKRRDAQNLFEKKINLCIAQAAQQQREYQRHIALLDQQLRRRTAESSASAYKQRATGAENGEEEQKAESRKETEENRREREERKACSSSLPAAHAVPQTSYATLLQQADEALELQLRLLRENVNLREKLQKPAAPEREVYVHPTRERLAACPARDEREHIEAEAMLAALGAELDTLSRDVEGEIEARVAEACESLSLETCPL; encoded by the exons ATGTACGgtctgcctcgtctcttctcctcttgtcctTCCGAGGCGGACTCGACCCGGCCGTCGACCGCAGTCTCGTGCTTCGGAGCGGAGATTCCTTTTCAGAAGACGCCTGCAGGGGTTCCTCCGTccccgttcttctcctcctttccccctccaccctctgtctcctctccggctttctctctgtgcgcatcggccttcctctcgccacCCTGTGTGCCCGCCACCTccgcgggtgtctccgcagctcccggcgtctcctctgcctctcctgcctccCTGGAGGAGCATCTGCGTCTTTTACACCTGGGGAACCAGCAACTCATCCGcgaagaactcgagagagctagctcgtcgcgtctctcttcgagcTACTCTCGAGGCCAGAGCGCTCCGCCCTggccttcttccgcgtctctcctttctgagTCTTGCGGGGCGGCTCCGGCGAATCGAGAAGGACCTACAGCTGGCGCTGGCGAGAGGAGCAGCTGGGTCAGGGCGCGGTCTGCCGATGCGTCTTTGCCGGCGCGTCCTGGCTGTCCCCCTGCTGCACTaggcagctgcagagacactggggagagcgcagaaggcgagggagtcCTCGTGGTCAGTGGGGAGGCAGGGAACGTGAACTCGGTTCGTTGCTCGTTCGCACGAGGGTCGACATCTCACATGCAGCCAGGTCCTTCCTTCGGGGCCTCAGGCAACCACTGTCTCCCGCCTGGCCCCCAGGCTGTGCTTCCCCTCCTCGCTCAGTCGAAGCCTGCTGTCgcttgcctttcttcttcctctgttttcgctGCTTCAAAGAGTCCACttgttcgctcttcttctcttccgtcttcttcgagtttctcgccttctcctctgcgttcttcgtcgAGTCTCACTTCCTCTCCTGCTGTTCCTCAGCCGGATTCCGCCGGGTCGTCTCGCATCTGTGCaggcgcgtctccgtcgtcggGTGCACCGACTCGGTCAGAgtctgcgcatgcgcctgGCGGATCAAGGAGCCAGCCGCGTCTGGTGTACGTCCACCCGAATGCGCCTGGCGCAACTCCAGATGTGTTTGTGGTGGTGACGCCTTCGCCGACTGCGGTGCGGAGAACGAACTCAGAGTCTCAGCTGTGCGGAACTTCTCCGGAGTCCGTCACATGTCCTGCTGCTTTGCCGCAAGGCGGAGCCACTCCTgggtgttttctctcgtcttccttttctcagCGCCTCACCTCCAAGGAGGGCGGCGCTGCACCTTCAGTGACTTGGCTTTCTCAGGAAGTCCCTTCGGTGCTGGAATTGCTTCATTCGCAGGCCGCCGACGCACCTTCTGCAACCTCGTCAGTGCCTTCCTCAGGTGCTTCCTCGTGTAAACTTCTTGCGTCTTCGAcccctcctgtctccgctggttaccctgtctcctctgcctcctcagccTCCTCTGCGCcgactgtctcttcgctgcgaccttcgctctcctccgcGGGGGCCTCCGCGGGCGGTCTACTGCACTCCGGCGCGTTTGCAGAGGCGTCCAAAGACAGGCAGGACTGTTCGCGCGGCGAGGCAGCAGAGTTCCAGCGCCTGGCTCAGAGCGTCTCCCTTGTCGCCTCCGCGGCTCCTCGCCCCCCTGTCTCTCGAAGTCCGTTACCGTACACGCAGCCCCACCAACTGTGGGGAGCCGCTTGCTCCACGCCTCCGCTCGACtctgcgctgtctctgtccccgGCCTCTCAGGCTTGCGCATCCAAGCCGCACCTCGTCCAGGCCCTCGATCTCCACtgctcggctgtctctgcagccgaGCTGCGTGTACACCCGAAAGGCAGCGGCGCCTCGGGCGCGCGGTGCGCGTCGCTCCCCCGGGCGTACGTACACCAGACGGCGGGGCGCGTCTCCGAGGAGGTTCCCGGACGGCCTCTCGAGtctcttttgcctcttcGCGAGTGGCCTCAGACGAAGCTGGTGaccgagaaggacgagaccGACGCGAGTGAaagttcgtttctctccagctctccAGACGCGCCTCGCGAACGCGGACTCGAAGTGCTTCGTCTGCAAGTCTGCGGTTCTGTAGCGAGCGACCGGACCCCGCCTGAGTGCGAGGAagacactgcatgcgccacaTTCAAGGCGAGTTCAGAGGACGGTGCGTTCCAGCACCCGCGCGAGAGCTACAGTCCATGTGATGACGCCGTCCTGGACTCGTCGCTCCCTGAagtttcgtcttcgccgctctctcgtcAGTCCCCCatcgctgcttctgtcttgcACGACGACGTTGaggcgcgcgtctcctcgctggcTCCACGGCGGCTGAAGAAGCATAAGCGCGCAGAGTCGACACACGCCTCCCAGCCGTCTCGCGCGTGcagtctcctcccttcttccgcctcctccgtctcgtcttcttcctcttcgtttcctccggTCTCTGCCAGAGCCAGAGAAGAGCCGGCGCGAGTCGCGCGGCGAAGCGCGAGCAAGACGGCGAGACGAGGCTCGACGGATTCGAGCGTCTTACCCCATCCCTCGAGAGCCTCGGCATCtcgggagaaacagacaacaGGCGTCCCCCTCGCTCTCGCTTgtcgcagagaaaaagcgggAGACCGGTGCACCTCGAGCGCTGTCGGTGGGTCTGCCCGCGGTCCGagctcgggtgtacgtacagctgcGCTGCGGGAGACTCCTCTAGCGGGCTCTCGCCGTGTCTCGTTGAgtgagagcagagacgaacagCGGGAGAGGCGACTCCGAGGAAGGCCCCTGGCaccagaggcgaaggcgaagaacgcTGCAGTTGGGGAGCGCcgttctctgtcgttttcgcGAGCGTTTGCCCCCTCGgctgctgcgtcttcctcctctcctcgccttgtGCGCGACGCGCATGCGCACGGAGAGCATGAGGCGAGACAGCTTCGCCTCGAACCGCGGAAAGCTCCTCGAGCAGGCCAAGCTGGAGGCGAaccggagaagaggaggaccgagacaagagacagcgtggagaagacgcagcaggaagaggcgagagcagagagggaagcggagGTTCGTGTCTTAGCAGGgacaagaaacgaggaagaggcgattTCCAGGAGTGGACAGGACGTGGAAGAAGTGAAGGACGAGTTGGAGGCGAGTCTGCTTGATGGGTGTCTGGTCGACGAAGAGTCTTTGCCGTCTTGCTTGGTCGACCTGCGGCCTCCGGAAGACTGCGAGCTCCCGAGAGAGAGCCAATTCGCTCTTTTGACGACAACGGCGTCCTCGAGACGCGCGTCCTTTCGCCAGGGATCGACCTCGGAGGAGCTGTGCcgacagacagacaaggagagagcagggggggagagagaatCCTCACGCGAAACAGAACGAGACGGGGCTCGGGAGACTGAGCAGACcggggagggagaagaaacgagctTGGCGAACGAGGCCGGTACAAGCAACAAGCGAGAGCGAGCGAACGACGCAGAAACGTCCGAGGCGTCTGCGGAGGGACCtcaaaaaaacgcagaggacTGGgcgctctccttcctcgactGTCCAGGGATTGGGGTGTCTATACACCTgacggaggcagaggcgacgcCGCGGGCAGAAGGGAGGCAtagcgagaggcagaggcagggggcgacgagggcgagagaggcgcagcaaGAGCCGAGTTCACCGAGAGGCGGGGAAGCCACAAACGAGACTCGCAGAaaggacgaaggcgaggaaggggagaacgTGTCATGGactgacgaagaaagagaaacaaaggaagcAGGAGtaaaaggagaagaactcgCGACAGGAGGCGGCGGAAACTGCCAGACTCGCGGCAAAAAGCATTTCGCAAAAATGCAGGTTTCAGACTCGCCGGCCTCGACGCCCGCAAACGGAGCGGACACCCcccgcgaggagacagtcatgcctcgtctgtctcctccggaACGCGAGTGCGCCGTCGACAAGGACCGGCAGCAGGTCGACGCGACGAAGACTGCCTCGGTTCGCGAGACCGCAGAAGAGATAAACATCACGCAGGCGCCCGAAGAGGACGCTGCGGAGCTCCTGGGTTCCTCGACGGTGTTTGGTCAGGCGAGtcaaggcgaagaagacggagcgGGAAGGCGGCCGATGAAGGCTATCTCcgaactggagagagagaatcaactagatgaaggagaagagcctTCGCtccgcagaggcgagagagttCGCGAGCGACCTTCGCTCTCGTTGACAGATCTGAAGAGCCTTGCGCGGAGCGAactcgacgaggaagagctgTGGCCGTCCGAGGATCTACGTCGGCGTTCGCCGCTGTTTGAAG gGGACATGTCGATTCCACGGTCGCCGACAGAGgctccgccttcgcctccagcgtcgctctgttcttctccgcagccgccgcctctgccgcaGCTCAACTCGCTGTCTCACGGACGCCAGCACTCGTGGACTTCTTCCggttctgtgtcttccgcctcctttccttcgcttgcctcttgtttctcttcgtcttcctcttcttggtcttcgtcctcctcatTTCTTGGCGGTGGCTCCGAGCAAGACGCGCCTTTGCGGCCGTCGTCTGCATTCGCCCCTGCAACGTCAGCTGCTCCTCTCTGGGGACCCTTCACATCTGCCTCTCCACCTCCAGTTCgcttcgcttcgcctccttctccctctttttcttcctctgcttcttcttcctctgcttcgtcttcctctgcttcgtcttcctctgcctcttcttcctctgcttcgtcttcctctgcttcgtcttcctctgcctcttcttcctctgcctcttctgcctcttcatcATCTTCGACAGGAATCTTGAACAGAAAGTTGAGAGAGCCTGTGCCTTCGCTGCGGTCGAATTTCTTCGTCGCCCGTGATCGCTGCGAACCCGGCaccctgtctccgctgtctccttcagcgctgtctccgctgtctccttccgctgATGCGGCTTCTGCCGCTCTTCTACGCTCCGTTCCTTCGCCCACTTTTGCGCGCGACAAGACCTCGACGTCGAAGCAGACGCCGTGTAGAGAGCCGcccgagaaagacgaagcgtctctctctcaggcGGAGGGGAACACGATCGATCCATCtagcgagggcgagaaggacgagggaggcggcgaactcagagaagggagacaagcagaagaagcagcagccgaaggacgaagagaaagtgaagactGTCacgaacaggagacaggcggagaaatggagggaggagagacaagcgcTGAAGAAGACCGGGAAGCCGTAAGAGAACGAAAGGCCTCAACTGGGGCTGAGAGGGGCAACTCGCCGCGCACCAGtcggggtgtacatacacccagCGGTTCGGTGTCGCCGTGTTCGTCGGATTCAACGGTCTCTCCAGCGTTGTTCCTGCCTCTGCCGAGACAGCCTGAGAGTTCGATCGACCGGCAAATGCAGGAGATACTCTCGGCCGAAGAAGCGTCTTTGCGGACCCTGCTCTccccgccgccttcgccggcctcttcctgcatgcgtgcTGCCTCTCCCGGGCGTCTCGGGGCTCACCTCGGCTCCTCCGTGTCTGCACCGACTGCTCCTCGTGGGCGCGAAATCGACATTTTTTGTGGCGACGCGAACATGCAATGCTCGCGCGCAAGCGAGGACGACGAGGCATTTGAAGAAAGCCTGGAGGAGCTTCGGGAGGTTTCGGCGCTCCAACTCCGCGTCCGTGTGTGGCGGGAGAAGTTCTGGACACTCAAGAGACTCGACCGCGAGAAGGACCGAGTTATCGGCGAGCAAGTGGAGCAGCTGCGCGCCAGCGAAGTCCTGTTTCTCCAGATGGTCGGTGAAAACGAGACAAAACTCGAGCACGAACGCgaggtgcatgcgcaggaaCTCGCTCGAATCGCCGCCGAACTCGCCGGCCTTCAAACCGTCTGTGAGCGCGAACGGGCGGAGCGTGACGCCGAGCGCGCCGAGGTGGACGTACAGCACAGCGCACAGCTGGCGGAGGCGCGGGCGAGGCTCGCGGACGCGCtgcgcgagaaggcggaagaaggcgcggcCCTGCGGCGAGCTTtgcaggaggcggaggcgaacttgaggagacagcaggagagagaagccgaggcgcGACGCAAGCACGCAGAGGGCTTGGCAGCCGAACGAGGGCACCgcgaggcagcgagagacgagactgAGCGGCTGAGGAAAGAATTAGAGGAGAAATGCGCTGCGCTTCTTCGAGAGgtcgaagagcgaggagaagaacgcagacggcgagaaagcgaaagagacgtGGAGCGTGCAGAACatgcggagaagcagagacagattTGCGAACtccgagagaacgagaagaagagacagagggaagtagaggaactggagaggcgagtgtcagaacagagagcaagagaagcCGCGTTGTTGAGGCAAATCGAGAATCAAGAAGACCAGCTCCAGAACCAACAGAGCCTTCTCGAGGAGCAAGCGAAACTCCTTGTCGAGCAGCAAGAAGAACTGCTCGAGATGCAGCGAAGGTGCTCACAGATAGAGTCGgagcgtggagagaaaggaagcgatgACGGCGGGCGAGAGCCCAGGGACTTCGGTGAGTTGCCCGGACAACAGACGAAGGAATCGGCGGAACGATGCAATGCAGCAAAAGACGGGAATGACGACCGCGACAGGGGAGAACGTGAGACCGAGCGAGACGCCGAGttggagagaacagaagacgaaggagacgaggggaAGCAGCGGCTGCAGGCGGAGCTGGCTGAAACTCGAGAGGAACTTCGTTCCGCCAAAGAGGTGATTCGCGCCCTGCAGGAGGCCCACACGCAGGCGCTGGAACAGTCGCGATCTCTCAGAGGAGAACTCGAGATTCGCCAGAAaccagagaaacaggagctcgcgagagaaacgcagacgccaGATACATGTGACACTccgagcgacagagaaggcagaagttCACACCGGAGCtcgcaagagagagaccggaGTTGCGAAGGAGGTCGCGAACCTCGccgcgagaaggaggcgaggcaggGAGAGTGGGTGGCGTCTctggaagacgaaaaggaggcAGCGTTGTCTCTGCGGATTCAGCGAGAgtacgaagaagagaacatcAAGTTGAGGGAAGAAATGAAGCGCCACCGAGAGGAGGCCAAGGCGCGCGTCGCGCTTGAAGAAGAGCtgcggcagcagctgcaaaTCCTTAAGGGCCAGAAAGAGGAGCTCGAGGAAACGACTCAGTGGACGGAACGTCGAGCTGCGTATCTCCTCCGAATCCACCGCCAACTGCAAGAGGATCTCGAGGCGGCCAAG gaGGAACTTGCGCTGTACAGACGGGCGCGTGAGGCCTCTGACAAGGGGGGGTCGATCGACGCAGACCAGCCGGTGAAGCCCAGGCACCGGGAGAGCGAGCGAAGCGAGACGAAAGGCGCAGCGGAGTCTGGGAGGAGCACGGTTGCGGAACTCCAGCGAGAAGTGAAACGCCTGGAGAAACGGCTTGCGGACGCGCAAGGTGTCGTTGCGCAAGAAAAAGCAGCTTCTGCGACGGCACGAGAAAAGCTTCTTCGCgaagaaactgaagcaaG ACGCTTCGccgcagaagccgcgagaCTTGCCGAGGCGAATCGGGAGTTGCAGAGACTGGTGGCGAGCTGCAGGCGTCTCCACAGAGgggagcaagaagaagacgacctCCACGCGACTCGCCTCGTCTCGCCTCAGCCTGCGGGCGCCGACGAGGCCCTGGCAGGCGACGGGGAGGTTCGGCTGTCTGGACGCGcgagcggagaagaacgaggcgcCAGTCGTTTCTCGCGGAGAgactcgccgtcgccgccgtCTGCGGAAGTCTGTGCAAGAGTGGACGACGGAGTCGGTTTTGCAGatctgcgagaagagaccgCAGACTCTGTCGGAGTGGTTGCCCTTCAGCAGCAACTCGAACAGACGACTGCGTCGGCCATGGCAAGGGAACGCTTGCTGCAG ACACGAATTCGAACGCTTCAGCAGCAACTCGAGAGCCAACGAAGTTACTACCATAAACGCTTGACGAATCTCTCTGTCGGCTCTCGTCATCCAACAgctccttcgtcctcgtcttcctgtccttcttcctcttctcgtgcGTCTGCTGGGGTACGTGTATCACGATCGAGGACCAGAGAGGAGACCGCGTATATTTCAAGGTCTGGATCTCTTGAGagtggaggcgagaaggaaagaatcgagagagagaagggagaggaatcGCGCCGGCGTTTGAGCGTTTGCTCTCGGGCGATTCAAGTTGATTCAGTTGACGTTTCGCCGACgcgcgaggacgaggagagcgaagcacGCTGTCTgagtctgcagagagagcgcctcttccctcttctctaCCGAGAAAATCCTGCGATTGCGACGCTGTTCACCTTTTGGCTGCTCGCGCAAAGACTGTACTTTTCGCGCGTttcgtcctcctcgtctgcgcCTGCGTCGGCCGCTGGGGAGACCtgcctcgagagagaaggagtgAATCTCGGTGACCAagggggaagcagagacagagaagacgggaggTGCGAAGTGCCTTTCGATCGGCGCGTGGAGTTCCTCGTagctttcctcttccccccTGTTCCTCGACAAGacgagcaggaagaaagaatCGGCTTCGACGCGTTCGAGAAGGCGCTCCGCCGGGTGGGCTGCGCCGCCTCGGAGAGCGACGCGCTGGCAGCCTGGACGGTGGTCGCCACCCCTGAGGAGTCTGCAGGCAAAGACGCTGGCGGCGCGCAAGATGCGAAGGGCAACGCGACGGCCATCCGCGAGAGAACGGTGTCCAGAGAGCGGCTCACGCAACGCGCCAGg CAAACAGATCcgagttttctctttctgagTTACTGCGCTCTCGCCCGTCGCtcgaagctgcagaagcaggagCTCCATGTTCTCTCCGCGACCAATCAAGCTCTGCTGCACGCAGCGCAGGAGCAGCAGGAGGTCCTCAGGCGGCAGCGCGAGCTCGACgctgagaagcgaagagacgccCAAAACCTCTTTGAAAAAAAGATCAACCTCTGCATCGCGCAGGCCGCCCAGCAACAACGCGAATATCAACGGCACATCGCGCTGCTCGATCAGCAGCTGCGACGCCGCACCGCCgagtcttctgcctctgcctacaagcagagagcgactggggcggagaacggagaagaggaacagaaagccgagagtcgaaaggagacagaggagaaccgaagggagagagaagagaggaaggcatgctcctcttcgctgcccGCCGCACATGCGGTTCCGCAGACAAGTTACGCGACGTTGCTTCAACAAGCCGATGAAGCTCTCGAACTTCAACTGCGTCTCTTGAGGGAAAATGTGAATCTCCGGGAGAAGCTGCAAAAGCCGGCGGCGCCAGAACgcgaggtgtatgtacacccgacgcgagagagactggCGGCATGCCCCGCGCGCGACGAGCGAGAGCACATCGAGGCAGAG GCGATGCTGGCAGCCCTGGGTGCCGAGCTGGATACTCTGAGCAGAGACGTGGAAGGCGAAATCGAGGCGCGCGTCGCAGAAGCTtgcgagtctctctctcttgaaaCTTGCCCTCTCTGA